A single Pseudomonas brassicacearum DNA region contains:
- a CDS encoding MFS transporter: MAISNTQAEIPSVAATAQSSPLVMRIIGAVALAHLINDLIQAVLPSIYPMLKDSYGLTFTQVGLITLTFQLTASLLQPWVGYHTDRHPKPWLLPAGTVCTLIGIVMMSMVGSFALILVAAALIGIGSSTFHPEASRVARLASGGRYGLAQSTFQVGGNAGSAFGPLLAAAIIIPYGQANVAWFGLFALFALFVLYRISRWYANHLNLFKLKQGQAATHGLSKGRVLSALAVLGLLVFSKYFYMASFTSYFTFYLIEKFDLSVASSQLHLFLFLGAVAAGTFFGGPIGDRIGRKAVIWFSILGVAPFTLILPHVDLLWTSILSVVIGFILASAFSAIVVYAQELVPGNVGMIAGVFFGLMFGFGGIGAALLGHLADIRGIEYVYWLCSFLPLFGVLAIFLPRTRKA; encoded by the coding sequence ATGGCTATCAGCAATACCCAGGCCGAGATCCCCTCCGTTGCCGCCACTGCGCAAAGCAGCCCGTTGGTCATGCGGATCATCGGCGCCGTGGCGCTGGCGCACCTGATCAACGACTTGATCCAGGCCGTGCTGCCCTCGATTTATCCGATGCTCAAGGACAGCTATGGCCTGACATTCACTCAGGTTGGCTTGATCACACTGACGTTCCAGTTGACCGCCTCTTTGTTACAGCCTTGGGTCGGCTATCACACTGACCGGCACCCCAAGCCCTGGCTGCTGCCGGCCGGAACGGTGTGTACGCTGATCGGCATTGTGATGATGTCAATGGTCGGCAGTTTTGCCCTGATCCTGGTGGCGGCGGCATTGATCGGTATCGGCTCGTCGACCTTTCACCCGGAAGCGTCGCGGGTAGCGCGATTGGCCTCGGGCGGCCGCTACGGGCTGGCGCAATCGACGTTCCAGGTGGGCGGTAACGCCGGCTCTGCCTTTGGCCCGCTGCTGGCCGCGGCAATCATCATTCCCTATGGCCAAGCCAATGTGGCCTGGTTCGGGTTGTTCGCCCTCTTTGCGCTGTTCGTGCTGTACCGCATCAGCCGTTGGTACGCCAACCACCTGAACCTGTTCAAACTCAAGCAAGGCCAGGCGGCTACGCATGGCCTATCCAAGGGGCGGGTCTTGAGTGCGTTGGCAGTGCTGGGGCTGCTGGTGTTTTCCAAGTACTTCTACATGGCCAGTTTCACCAGCTACTTCACGTTCTACCTGATCGAGAAGTTCGACCTGTCGGTGGCCTCTTCGCAATTGCACCTGTTCCTGTTTCTTGGGGCCGTGGCGGCGGGGACTTTCTTTGGTGGACCGATTGGCGACAGGATCGGGCGCAAGGCGGTGATCTGGTTCTCGATCCTCGGCGTGGCACCGTTCACCCTGATCCTGCCTCACGTCGACCTGTTGTGGACCAGCATTCTCAGTGTGGTTATCGGCTTCATCCTGGCTTCGGCGTTCTCGGCCATCGTGGTGTATGCCCAGGAACTGGTTCCGGGCAATGTCGGGATGATCGCTGGTGTGTTCTTCGGGCTGATGTTCGGTTTCGGCGGGATTGGCGCCGCACTGCTGGGGCACCTGGCGGACATCCGGGGCATCGAGTATGTGTACTGGTTGTGCTCGTTCCTGCCGTTGTTCGGGGTGTTGGCGATTTTCCTGCCGAGAACTCGAAAGGCTTGA